One genomic window of Medicago truncatula cultivar Jemalong A17 chromosome 1, MtrunA17r5.0-ANR, whole genome shotgun sequence includes the following:
- the LOC25484069 gene encoding uncharacterized serine-rich protein C215.13 isoform X2: MHVITTNTKQDHNCSKKMEVDEGLNLNTVACLRGRLLAERQASKVAKEQAELMANKLVELEKLVKEEIKLRDKSERKLKFLRKKLESFSKSSKSKQLGHSDSSQNCENSCGSSSISSNSKYSEANETQNQVPNQNVSETQNSSSTSKDCDSQITDDDSSSNSKPSSEFENLKNDESRISSSSTKSSVTENENDHADSFDNSLALVPVTVNVTATSQATTTNHKQVNESVFEALDALKVAKEKLQSSLGIRQMIRVGLM, encoded by the exons ATGCATGTCATAACTACTAACACCAAACAGGACCACAATTGCAg CAAGAAAATGGAAGTAGATGAAGGTTTGAATTTGAACACTGTGGCATGTCTAAGAGGGAGGTTACTAGCAGAGAGACAGGCTTCAAAAGTAGCTAAGGAACAAGCAGAATTAATGGCCAATAag TTGGTTGAGTTGGAAAAATTGGTTAAAGAAGAGATCAAATTAAGAGATAAATCTGAGAGAAAGCttaaatttttaaggaaaaagctTGAATCTTTCAGCAAATCCTCCAAATCAAAACAATTGGGGCATTCTGATTCATCACAGAATTGTGAAAATTCTTGTGGGTCATCATCAATTAGTTCAAATTCCAAATATTCAGAAGCAAATGAAACACAAAATCAAGTACCAAATCAAAATGTTTCAGAGACACAGAATAGTTCATCCACATCAAAAGATTGTGATTCTCAGATTACTGATGATGATTCAAGTAGTAATTCAAAACCAAGCTCTGAGTTTGAGAATTTGAAGAATGATGAAAGCAG GATTTCTAGTTCAAGCACAAAATCATCAGTGACAGAGAATGAAAATGATCATGCAGATTCCTTTGATAATTCTTTGGCATTAGTTCCTGTGACTGTGAATGTGACAGCAACATCTCAAGCTACCACAACTAATCACAAACAAGTCAATGAAAGTGTCTTTGAAGCTCTAGATGCATTGAAGGTTGCCAAGGAAAAGCTTCAAAGTTCCTTAGGAATAAGGCAAATGATTCGCGTCGGCCTAATGTAA
- the LOC25484069 gene encoding uncharacterized serine-rich protein C215.13 isoform X1: protein MHVITTNTKQDHNCSSKKMEVDEGLNLNTVACLRGRLLAERQASKVAKEQAELMANKLVELEKLVKEEIKLRDKSERKLKFLRKKLESFSKSSKSKQLGHSDSSQNCENSCGSSSISSNSKYSEANETQNQVPNQNVSETQNSSSTSKDCDSQITDDDSSSNSKPSSEFENLKNDESRISSSSTKSSVTENENDHADSFDNSLALVPVTVNVTATSQATTTNHKQVNESVFEALDALKVAKEKLQSSLGIRQMIRVGLM from the exons ATGCATGTCATAACTACTAACACCAAACAGGACCACAATTGCAg TAGCAAGAAAATGGAAGTAGATGAAGGTTTGAATTTGAACACTGTGGCATGTCTAAGAGGGAGGTTACTAGCAGAGAGACAGGCTTCAAAAGTAGCTAAGGAACAAGCAGAATTAATGGCCAATAag TTGGTTGAGTTGGAAAAATTGGTTAAAGAAGAGATCAAATTAAGAGATAAATCTGAGAGAAAGCttaaatttttaaggaaaaagctTGAATCTTTCAGCAAATCCTCCAAATCAAAACAATTGGGGCATTCTGATTCATCACAGAATTGTGAAAATTCTTGTGGGTCATCATCAATTAGTTCAAATTCCAAATATTCAGAAGCAAATGAAACACAAAATCAAGTACCAAATCAAAATGTTTCAGAGACACAGAATAGTTCATCCACATCAAAAGATTGTGATTCTCAGATTACTGATGATGATTCAAGTAGTAATTCAAAACCAAGCTCTGAGTTTGAGAATTTGAAGAATGATGAAAGCAG GATTTCTAGTTCAAGCACAAAATCATCAGTGACAGAGAATGAAAATGATCATGCAGATTCCTTTGATAATTCTTTGGCATTAGTTCCTGTGACTGTGAATGTGACAGCAACATCTCAAGCTACCACAACTAATCACAAACAAGTCAATGAAAGTGTCTTTGAAGCTCTAGATGCATTGAAGGTTGCCAAGGAAAAGCTTCAAAGTTCCTTAGGAATAAGGCAAATGATTCGCGTCGGCCTAATGTAA
- the LOC25484071 gene encoding E3 ubiquitin-protein ligase SGR9, amyloplastic, whose product MEETTSTILAALSSLPPSHLTNLTNTILSSTRRHHRRLTFLLSSPSLFSLTLHHLHTLSLQQKTLLISRHLLSFLHLLTQSNNPTSPLPPPVSTSMRERDTDAVLLLLLFCETHKYNPEALTAPFSHWRLNLNKIFSNTLLTLSYSSAPPLGACFGSVLIPFIETVSRCWRLVGVLGCEEGKEVKEVAASAATVVSLPAVEVSVGGRECVICKEEMQVGRDVCELPCQHLFHWMCILPWLGKKNTCPCCRFRLPSDDVFGEIQRLWEVLVKISAKHI is encoded by the coding sequence ATGGAAGAAACAACATCAACCATCTTGGCAGCACTTTCATCTCTCCCTCCTTCCCACCTCACAAACCTCACTAACACCATTCTCTCCTCCACCCGCCGCCACCACCGCCGTCTCACTTTCCTCCTTTCCTCCCCATCACTCTTCTCACTAACTCTTCACCACCTTCACACTCTATCTCTTCAACAAAAAACTCTCCTCATTTCACGCCACCTCCTTTCCTTTCTACACCTCCTCACTCAATCAAACAACCCCACCTCACCTCTTCCACCTCCTGTTTCAACTTCCATGAGAGAACGTGACACCGACGCTGTGTTACTCCTTCTGTTGTTCTGTGAAACACATAAATACAACCCAGAAGCTTTAACCGCACCGTTTTCACACTGGAGGCTAAACTTGAACAAAATCTTCTCCAACACATTGTTAACGCTTTCTTATTCTTCTGCACCACCGCTTGGTGCTtgttttggttcggttttgattCCGTTTATCGAGACGGTGAGTCGATGTTGGAGATTGGTAGGTGTTTTGGGTTGTGAAGAAGGGAAAGAAGTGAAGGAGGTGGCGGCTTCGGCGGCGACGGTGGTTTCTTTGCCGGCGGTGGAGGTGAGTGTTGGTGGGAGAGAGTGTGTGATATGTAAAGAAGAGATGCAAGTAGGGAGAGACGTGTGTGAGTTGCCATGTCAGCATTTGTTTCATTGGATGTGTATTTTACCATGGTTGGGAAAGAAGAACACGTGTCCTTGTTGTAGGTTTCGGTTACCGTCCGATGATGTTTTTGGAGAGATCCAACGGTTGTGGGAAGTCTTGGTTAAAATTAGTGCGAAACATATATAA
- the LOC25484072 gene encoding pentatricopeptide repeat-containing protein At2g37310: MKPARIIVLRNAHGEGRRIRNPLALNEQFQTQSTLKTNLLKTHGGGLDIAAYGSAIQHCTNHRLIRQGKQLHARFFPFAITPDNFIATKLITFYAKSNLIRNARNVFDKIPHKNSFSWNSMIIAYTSKSLFNDALSLFASFVSSTDNNVSPDNFTMTSILKTLALSSSVCYKSAKQIHCSALLRGFYSDVCVLNALVTCYCRCGRIEIARKVFDEMTERDIVTWNAMIGGYSQSGFYEECKRLYLEMLGLEGKGILPNAVTIGSVMQACGQSKDLSFGMEVHRFMKDDGIETDVFLCNAIIAMYAKCGSLNYARELFDEMGEKDEVSYRSIISGYMINGFVDEALDVLKGIENPGLSTWNDVIPGMVQNNQFERALDLVREMPGFGLNLKPNVVTLSSIIPLFSYFSNLRGLKEVHGYAIRRSYDQNIYVATAIVDSYAKLGFIHLARRVFDQSQSRSLIIWTSIIYAYASHGDASLALGLYNQMLDRGIQPDPVTLTSVLTACAHSGLVNEAWDVFNAMPSKHGIQPVVEHYACMVGVLSRAGKLSEAEKFISKMPFEPTAKVWGALLNGASIYDDVEIGKFACDHLFEIEPEHTGNYIIMANLYSRAGRWEEARKIRERMEKTGSPKIRGSSWIETSGKLLGFIAKDMSNEMSDEIYALLKGLLGLMREEGYILQEELDYEM, translated from the coding sequence ATGAAACCCGCTAGGATAATTGTATTACGAAACGCACACGGTGAAGGAAGGAGGATACGTAACCCATTGGCGCTTAACGAACAATTTCAAACACAATCAACCCTCAAGACAAACCTCCTTAAAACCCACGGCGGCGGTCTCGACATCGCCGCCTATGGCTCCGCAATCCAACACTGCACCAACCACCGTCTCATCCGTCAGGGAAAGCAGCTTCACGCTCGCTTCTTCCCATTCGCCATCACACCTGACAATTTCATCGCCACTAAACTCATCACATTCTACGCTAAATCCAATCTCATTCGAAATGCACGCAACGTGTTCGACAAAATTCCTCACAAAAACAGCTTCTCCTGGAACTCTATGATCATTGCTTATACTTCAAAATCCCTCTTCAACGACGCACTTAGCCTCTTCGCGTCGTTTGTTTCTTCCACTGACAACAATGTATCTCCTGATAACTTTACCATGACTAGCATCTTGAAGACGTTAGCGTTGTCTTCTTCTGTGTGCTATAAATCAGCAAAGCAGATTCATTGTTCTGCTCTTTTACGCGGGTTTTACTCGGATGTTTGCGTTCTTAACGCGTTGGTCACGTGCTATTGTAGGTGTGGTAGGATAGAAATTGCGAGaaaggtgtttgatgaaatgacGGAGAGAGATATCGTGACTTGGAATGCTATGATTGGTGGTTATTCTCAGAGTGGATTTTACGAAGAATGTAAGAGATTGTATTTGGAGATGTTGGGTTTAGAAGGGAAAGGGATTTTGCCGAATGCTGTTACGATTGGTAGTGTGATGCAGGCGTGTGGTCAGTCGAAGGATCTTTCCTTTGGAATGGAAGTTCATCGTTTTATGAAGGATGATGGAATTGAGACAGATGTGTTTCTTTGTAATGCTATAATTGCCATGTATGCAAAATGTGGAAGTTTGAATTATGCTCGTGAGTTGTTTGATGAAATGGGTGAGAAAGATGAGGTAAGTTATAGGTCGATTATTTCTGGGTATATGATTAATGGGTTTGTCGATGAGGCTTTAGATGTTTTAAAGGGAATAGAAAACCCTGGATTGAGTACTTGGAATGATGTGATTCCTGGTATGGTTCAGAATAACCAGTTTGAACGAGCTTTGGATTTGGTTAGAGAGATGCCGGGgtttggtttgaatttgaaGCCAAATGTTGTCACACTTTCTAGCATTATTCCTTTGTTTTCGTATTTCTCGAACCTTCGAGGGCTGAAAGAGGTGCATGGTTATGCAATAAGAAGAAGTTATGACCAAAATATATACGTGGCAACTGCCATTGTTGATAGTTATGCAAAGTTAGGGTTTATTCATTTGGCAAGGCGGGTTTTTGATCAGTCACAAAGTAGGAGCTTGATAATTTGGACTTCAATTATATATGCTTATGCTTCTCACGGAGATGCTAGTTTAGCACTTGGTCTCTATAACCAGATGTTAGATAGAGGAATTCAGCCTGACCCAGTTACATTGACTTCTGTGTTGACAGCTTGTGCTCATTCCGGGCTGGTGAATGAAGCTTGGGATGTTTTCAACGCGATGCCTTCGAAACATGGGATTCAACCTGTGGTGGAGCACTATGCCTGCATGGTTGGTGTTCTTAGTCGAGCTGGAAAGCTCTCAGAAGCGGAAAAGTTCATTTCTAAGATGCCGTTTGAGCCAACTGCTAAAGTTTGGGGCGCTCTGCTGAATGGAGCTTCTATTTATGACGACGTTGAAATAGGGAAGTTTGCTTGTGATCATTTGTTTGAGATTGAGCCTGAACATACAGGGAATTACATAATTATGGCAAATTTGTATTCACGTGCTGGGAGATGGGAAGAAGCTCGTAAGATTAGGGAAAGGATGGAAAAAACTGGGTCGCCGAAGATCCGGGGAAGTAGTTGGATTGAAACTAgtggaaagttattaggctttaTTGCCAAGGATATGTCAAATGAAATGTCTGATGAGATTTATGCACTGCTCAAAGGGTTGCTTGGTTTGATGAGGGAAGAAGGATATATCTTGCAAGAAGAGTTGGATTATGAGATGTGA